The Listeria monocytogenes genome window below encodes:
- a CDS encoding (4Fe-4S)-binding protein, whose amino-acid sequence MDEETLLERGYRKYHGADVDIYFNTNICEHSGNCVKGNAELFNLDRKPWIMPDNVSKEEAKRVIHTCPSGALQYIEK is encoded by the coding sequence ATGGACGAAGAAACATTGCTAGAACGTGGCTACCGGAAGTATCACGGGGCGGATGTAGATATTTATTTTAATACTAATATTTGCGAGCATTCGGGTAATTGTGTAAAAGGTAACGCAGAACTTTTTAATTTGGATAGAAAACCATGGATTATGCCAGACAATGTATCGAAAGAAGAAGCAAAACGGGTGATTCATACTTGCCCGAGTGGAGCACTTCAATATATCGAGAAATAG
- a CDS encoding GNAT family N-acetyltransferase, protein MEYKNGENRIYAVNDEGVEVGEVTFVPTGEDMFIIDHTGVDDAARGQGIAQELVKRAVEKAKTEGKKIVPLCPFAKAEFAKKPEYQEVQAAK, encoded by the coding sequence ATGGAATATAAAAATGGTGAAAATAGAATTTATGCGGTAAACGATGAGGGGGTAGAGGTTGGCGAAGTGACTTTCGTTCCAACTGGGGAAGATATGTTTATTATTGACCACACAGGCGTAGATGATGCGGCTCGAGGTCAGGGGATAGCCCAAGAACTTGTGAAACGTGCTGTCGAAAAAGCGAAAACAGAAGGAAAGAAAATTGTTCCGCTTTGTCCGTTTGCGAAAGCAGAATTTGCTAAGAAGCCGGAATATCAAGAAGTACAAGCTGCAAAATAA
- a CDS encoding ABC transporter substrate-binding protein: MKKFLLVAVISVFALVLTACGGSGASSDKANGSGKAKDGGSLIIGVTGDPEVINPNYASDRVTLTIQQAVYAPLFWEVDGKPALAKSLDISDDNLTYTVKLKDGLTWHDGKPLTADDVVFTVNSILDTKQNSPNRGNFVFDNKPVKVEAVDKTTVKFTLPTVAPAFENTIKTFFPIPKHIFEGVENIEKSDKNKKPIGSGPYKFVEYKTGEYVSLERFNDYFDGKPKLDKVTFRITKDQNAANLALQNGEINLKSIQPSDRNKVEKASAVNIITYPENRLSYATFNENQPALKSKELRQALSYALDREEIIDAAYGSDEYAKPASSFLTENTKYFTDKVETYDQDIAKAKKLVKESGFDTSQKLTVYYLNNSKSQESIALYLQQQYKKIGVTLDLKPTDPNALSNITLDRKNADYSIALNGYIMGNDPDAYKSLYLSDAPYNYSNYHNKDLDALWEKGAVTADDKERQEIYEKIQNTIADDAVIYPISYDNAVLALDSRYGGQKAATPQPVTMFRDLSKLYLTE; encoded by the coding sequence ATGAAGAAATTTTTATTAGTAGCGGTTATCTCGGTTTTTGCCTTGGTGTTAACGGCTTGCGGCGGCTCTGGCGCTAGTTCAGATAAAGCAAACGGTTCAGGCAAAGCGAAAGACGGCGGCTCTCTAATTATCGGCGTTACAGGAGATCCAGAAGTTATCAATCCGAACTACGCTTCTGACCGTGTAACATTAACGATTCAACAAGCTGTATATGCACCGCTATTTTGGGAAGTTGACGGGAAACCGGCACTTGCAAAAAGCTTAGATATTTCAGATGACAACTTAACTTACACTGTGAAACTAAAAGATGGTTTAACTTGGCATGACGGCAAACCTTTAACTGCAGACGATGTAGTATTTACTGTAAATTCTATTTTAGATACAAAACAAAACAGCCCGAATCGCGGCAACTTTGTTTTTGACAATAAACCTGTAAAAGTAGAAGCAGTAGACAAAACAACGGTGAAATTCACTTTACCAACTGTTGCTCCAGCCTTTGAAAATACAATTAAAACTTTCTTTCCAATTCCAAAACACATTTTTGAAGGGGTAGAAAACATCGAGAAAAGTGATAAAAACAAAAAGCCAATCGGTTCAGGTCCGTACAAATTTGTTGAATATAAAACAGGCGAATATGTTTCCTTAGAACGATTCAACGACTATTTTGACGGTAAACCAAAATTGGATAAAGTTACTTTCCGAATCACAAAAGACCAAAACGCAGCTAATTTAGCACTGCAAAATGGTGAAATCAACTTAAAATCCATTCAACCTTCTGACAGAAACAAAGTAGAAAAAGCGAGTGCGGTAAATATTATCACTTATCCTGAAAACCGCTTAAGCTATGCGACATTCAACGAAAACCAACCAGCGCTTAAATCAAAAGAACTTCGTCAAGCTCTTTCATATGCGCTTGATCGGGAAGAAATCATTGATGCAGCATACGGTTCAGATGAATACGCAAAACCAGCTTCCTCGTTCCTAACAGAAAACACAAAATACTTCACTGATAAAGTAGAAACATACGACCAAGATATTGCCAAAGCGAAAAAATTAGTAAAAGAAAGTGGTTTTGATACAAGTCAAAAACTAACTGTTTACTATTTAAACAACAGTAAATCACAAGAAAGTATCGCGCTATACTTGCAACAACAATACAAAAAAATCGGCGTGACACTTGACTTGAAACCAACAGATCCAAATGCACTAAGCAACATCACACTTGACCGCAAAAACGCAGACTACTCTATCGCGCTAAATGGTTATATCATGGGGAATGATCCTGATGCGTATAAATCTCTATACCTAAGCGATGCGCCATACAACTATTCGAACTACCATAACAAAGACCTAGATGCGCTTTGGGAAAAAGGTGCTGTAACTGCGGACGATAAAGAACGTCAAGAAATCTATGAAAAAATCCAAAACACCATTGCTGACGACGCTGTAATTTATCCAATTTCTTATGATAATGCAGTGCTCGCTCTTGATAGCCGTTACGGCGGTCAAAAAGCTGCAACACCACAACCAGTAACCATGTTCCGTGATCTTTCTAAACTATATTTAACGGAATAA
- a CDS encoding ABC transporter permease yields the protein MLKTIIKRVLQIIPMLFIISIISFALIKLAPGDPVNSFVTPDMNPDDVERIRQSLGLDQPIYVQYFIWLGNLLQGNLGYSIVNSQPVLQQILERIPATLGLVGTSLVLTLLLSIPLGLVAANYENTWIDKVLNGISYIGISIPIFWFGMILIDVFSIQLGWLPSLGMRTIGVDSFWDMAEHAILPVITLTFQGCAAYYRYVRSNTINQLKEEYVLFGYAKGLSKVQIMGHHVLKNSLLPVITLLGMSLPQVITGAFITESIFSWPGMGSLGINAIFQLDYPVIMAITLFSALLLIIGNLLADLAYMIVDPRIREMG from the coding sequence ATGCTAAAAACAATCATAAAACGCGTATTGCAAATTATTCCGATGCTATTTATTATCTCGATTATTTCGTTTGCCCTTATCAAATTAGCACCCGGGGATCCCGTAAATTCCTTTGTTACGCCTGATATGAATCCTGACGATGTAGAGCGGATTAGACAAAGCTTGGGACTTGATCAACCGATTTATGTGCAGTACTTTATTTGGCTTGGAAACTTATTGCAGGGAAATCTTGGTTATTCGATTGTGAACAGCCAGCCAGTTTTACAACAAATTTTAGAGAGAATTCCGGCGACACTTGGTTTGGTGGGAACTTCACTTGTGCTGACATTATTATTATCGATTCCGCTTGGTTTAGTTGCGGCGAATTATGAAAATACGTGGATTGATAAAGTATTAAACGGAATTTCATATATTGGGATTTCGATTCCGATTTTTTGGTTTGGGATGATTTTAATAGATGTATTTTCGATTCAGCTAGGTTGGCTCCCGAGTCTGGGGATGCGAACGATTGGGGTTGATTCTTTTTGGGATATGGCGGAACATGCAATTTTGCCAGTTATAACGCTGACTTTCCAAGGGTGCGCGGCATATTATCGTTACGTCCGCTCGAATACCATCAACCAATTAAAAGAAGAATATGTTTTATTTGGTTATGCGAAAGGTCTATCCAAAGTGCAAATTATGGGGCATCATGTCTTGAAAAATTCCTTGCTGCCAGTTATAACGCTACTTGGAATGTCACTTCCACAAGTCATTACAGGCGCTTTTATTACAGAAAGTATTTTTTCATGGCCGGGAATGGGCTCGCTTGGAATTAACGCGATTTTCCAACTAGATTACCCAGTTATCATGGCGATTACGCTATTTTCAGCGCTGTTATTAATTATCGGAAACTTGTTGGCCGATTTAGCTTATATGATTGTCGATCCGCGGATTAGGGAAATGGGGTGA
- a CDS encoding ABC transporter permease, with product MRLDFSKKTMQDFERDAEVVHATRERSFWRFMLADRRAVFATSVLILITVACIFAFLSPYDPNALSVQDKLMPPNSSHWFGTDDHGRDYLTRVLYGGRVSLLVGVFAMMIAVVVGTLAGTVSGYFGGFIDNMVMRFLDIFMSIPSFFLLMILNAYLKPGISNIIIIIGLLSWMEVARIVRAETLTLKEREFILYSKSSGGGFFHIMFKHIIPNAMPSIVVAASLNVATAILTESALSFLGLGVQQPNASWGSMLNNAQGYVGEATYLALFPGLLILMTILSFNVLGDVLRKGLSRRY from the coding sequence ATGCGATTAGATTTTTCGAAAAAAACAATGCAGGATTTCGAGCGGGATGCAGAAGTTGTTCACGCAACACGAGAGAGGAGTTTTTGGCGTTTTATGCTGGCTGACCGCCGCGCTGTTTTTGCAACGAGTGTGCTGATACTTATTACGGTGGCTTGTATTTTCGCGTTCCTTTCGCCTTATGACCCTAATGCTCTTTCCGTTCAGGACAAACTGATGCCGCCAAATTCGTCGCATTGGTTTGGGACGGATGACCATGGTCGGGATTACTTGACGCGCGTCTTGTACGGCGGCCGGGTCTCGCTACTTGTTGGCGTGTTTGCGATGATGATTGCCGTTGTCGTTGGAACACTCGCGGGGACCGTTAGTGGCTACTTTGGTGGCTTCATTGACAATATGGTGATGCGTTTTCTAGATATTTTCATGTCAATTCCGTCATTTTTCCTACTAATGATTTTAAATGCGTACTTAAAACCGGGAATTTCAAACATTATCATCATTATCGGATTGCTTTCTTGGATGGAAGTGGCGCGGATAGTCCGAGCAGAAACCCTGACACTAAAAGAACGTGAATTTATTTTGTACTCCAAGTCTTCGGGTGGCGGATTTTTCCACATTATGTTCAAGCATATTATTCCAAACGCGATGCCATCCATCGTCGTTGCAGCTTCATTAAACGTCGCTACAGCGATTTTAACCGAGTCGGCACTAAGTTTCCTTGGCCTCGGGGTTCAACAACCTAACGCTTCGTGGGGCAGCATGCTGAACAATGCGCAAGGTTACGTTGGCGAAGCAACTTACTTGGCGCTTTTCCCAGGATTACTAATTTTAATGACCATCCTTTCCTTCAACGTCCTTGGCGATGTACTGAGAAAAGGGTTATCACGTAGATATTAA
- a CDS encoding DUF3130 domain-containing protein gives MSEIKVKEATLKKHATKLESKGKSTEYLPMKGGNMAYSQANSINHFRTALFDLVDAVDNFQGVVGTDVKRLKELGASFTRKDQELERSMGLGGK, from the coding sequence ATGAGTGAAATAAAAGTTAAAGAAGCAACATTAAAAAAACACGCGACAAAGTTAGAATCCAAAGGCAAATCAACCGAATATTTACCAATGAAAGGTGGCAATATGGCCTATAGCCAAGCCAATTCCATCAACCATTTTCGAACAGCACTGTTTGATTTGGTAGACGCGGTGGACAATTTTCAAGGTGTGGTAGGAACGGATGTCAAAAGATTGAAAGAATTAGGCGCATCATTTACTCGCAAAGACCAAGAGCTTGAACGGAGCATGGGATTGGGAGGTAAATAA
- a CDS encoding DNA double-strand break repair Rad50 ATPase, with translation MGVKSQQMETQLQLLKKEQSAAEDFLQDLQRQQNEQEWLAEDFARVHQEERESLELLREVWQGAESRSFGYYLADLQEEEKQKWHKKIQANEEECQQKITACQKNIYQLENQQQDLQKELLQ, from the coding sequence ATGGGTGTAAAGAGCCAGCAAATGGAGACACAACTGCAACTGCTGAAAAAAGAACAATCCGCGGCCGAAGATTTTTTGCAAGATTTACAACGACAACAAAATGAACAAGAGTGGTTAGCGGAAGATTTTGCACGTGTCCATCAAGAAGAACGGGAGTCGCTGGAGCTTCTGCGCGAAGTTTGGCAAGGCGCAGAATCAAGAAGTTTCGGCTACTATTTGGCAGATCTACAGGAAGAAGAAAAACAGAAGTGGCATAAAAAAATCCAAGCAAATGAAGAGGAATGCCAGCAAAAAATCACCGCTTGCCAAAAAAACATCTACCAATTAGAAAATCAACAACAAGATTTACAAAAGGAGTTGTTACAGTGA
- a CDS encoding T7SS effector LXG polymorphic toxin, giving the protein MSRIDIGEIQTFAHQLHTANEAGRKSIKDIKNAVENYTEDGSLKGKAVVVSKNYYQMTYFPLCDAIIEAMNESEERLAQYIADFHAQVDGSADARIDADGLYELGKMIDRIEAKKEALAQRMNTGTEGQMQSYRSQLSIAYKQENILEKYLAFEQSHGSFFDNLTDLVQGIQQTIRELQSNIQFNSKTGTYDMSKLNFTTVTRMRNALGKALKNNETTFNFDEYQKTYRGQMWVLMKNGIVDVEATNAYNAAVLNGELPHESNEAQEEAELLQAVIQSVKKGRDPVTGQEISKAQGFGIISGLVFRYTVGGYKGKKFKIPKAWLNRRKKAREGHIKSDNIKFGSSVKSTKKVNNQMKKRGWSEESVKSVVDHPHTTRKSGNKATGNDATVFYDKDGSYVIIDDKTKEIVQISDKFDKNWVPDAGIADPYKPKGGE; this is encoded by the coding sequence GTGAGCCGAATTGACATCGGAGAAATACAAACCTTTGCGCACCAACTACATACAGCCAATGAAGCGGGAAGAAAAAGCATTAAAGACATCAAAAACGCCGTAGAAAACTATACCGAAGACGGCAGTTTAAAAGGAAAAGCGGTTGTTGTGTCAAAAAATTATTACCAAATGACTTATTTCCCTTTATGTGATGCGATAATCGAAGCCATGAACGAAAGCGAAGAACGATTAGCGCAATATATAGCCGATTTTCACGCCCAAGTGGACGGTTCGGCTGATGCAAGAATTGATGCGGACGGCTTATACGAGCTCGGGAAAATGATTGATCGCATCGAAGCGAAAAAAGAAGCACTAGCCCAGCGAATGAATACGGGAACGGAAGGGCAGATGCAGAGTTATCGTTCCCAGCTAAGCATCGCCTACAAACAGGAAAATATCTTAGAAAAATATTTGGCTTTTGAACAAAGTCATGGCAGTTTTTTTGATAATTTAACCGATTTAGTCCAAGGAATTCAGCAGACTATTCGCGAACTCCAGTCGAACATTCAATTTAACAGTAAAACGGGCACCTATGATATGAGCAAATTGAATTTCACCACCGTGACCCGGATGCGAAACGCCTTAGGAAAAGCGCTAAAAAACAACGAAACAACATTCAATTTTGACGAATATCAAAAAACGTACCGTGGTCAAATGTGGGTGCTAATGAAAAATGGTATAGTAGACGTAGAAGCAACGAACGCGTATAATGCCGCTGTGCTTAACGGGGAATTACCACATGAAAGCAATGAAGCGCAAGAAGAAGCCGAGTTGTTGCAGGCAGTTATTCAATCGGTGAAAAAAGGAAGAGACCCGGTTACTGGGCAAGAAATAAGTAAAGCGCAAGGGTTTGGTATTATAAGTGGTCTTGTTTTCCGTTATACTGTTGGAGGTTATAAAGGGAAGAAGTTCAAGATTCCTAAAGCTTGGTTAAATAGAAGAAAGAAAGCCAGAGAAGGTCATATAAAATCTGATAATATAAAATTTGGAAGTTCTGTTAAATCTACAAAAAAAGTAAATAATCAGATGAAGAAACGTGGTTGGAGTGAAGAATCAGTAAAAAGTGTGGTTGACCATCCGCATACAACAAGAAAGAGTGGCAATAAAGCTACTGGAAATGATGCCACCGTATTTTATGACAAAGATGGTTCATATGTAATTATTGATGACAAAACAAAGGAAATTGTTCAAATCAGTGATAAGTTTGATAAAAACTGGGTGCCTGATGCTGGAATAGCCGATCCTTACAAACCTAAAGGAGGAGAATAA
- a CDS encoding peptide ABC transporter substrate-binding protein, whose protein sequence is MHFLKKTLPIFAILTVLLLTACGNNNEKSATKTSPDKIKFLETSELLTLNTTAEEDFASFTAQNQVFEGLYTLDQKDNFVPGVADGMPEISADQTKYTIKLKKNAKWSDGSQVTADDFVYAWRRAVDPKTAPGYSALFKDSIKNATEINEGKLPITDLGVVATDPTTLEITLKKPVPYFISLLSFETFFPQKESFVKKQGDKYGTDSAHTLYNGPFVMKDWGGNITNKWTYAKNDQYWDKDNVKVNEIDVQVAKDINAGVNLYNTNEADRVPLSGDFAKQYKDKKDFQTEKDALISYLRMNQKRDGKATPLANNSLRHALNLAVDKKQLTDRILGDGSFPANGLLPKDFVQNPTTGADFRTDSGDHLVYNKEEALKYWKQAQKELGTDKVTIELLGDDQETTKTIFAYLKAQFEDNLPGVTIKVKNMPAKSATQLTSDGNYDLSLAAWMPDFKDPWTYSSLFLSDYFNNHMSYNSPAYDKLVKSTDTTLATKPEERWNAFVASEKVLLDDDAAILPLYQHQTAVLQRTDITGVQKHAFGSPYSYKFIRVEK, encoded by the coding sequence ATGCATTTTTTAAAGAAAACATTGCCTATTTTTGCCATTTTGACAGTACTTTTACTTACAGCTTGCGGAAATAACAATGAAAAATCGGCGACAAAAACTTCCCCGGACAAAATTAAATTTCTTGAAACCAGTGAATTACTGACTTTAAATACGACAGCTGAGGAAGACTTTGCTAGCTTTACCGCACAAAACCAAGTCTTCGAGGGATTATACACACTTGATCAAAAAGATAACTTTGTTCCTGGGGTTGCTGATGGAATGCCAGAAATTAGTGCTGACCAAACGAAATACACCATTAAATTAAAGAAAAACGCGAAATGGTCCGATGGTTCTCAAGTAACCGCTGATGATTTCGTCTACGCGTGGCGCCGTGCCGTTGATCCAAAAACCGCACCTGGGTACTCCGCGCTTTTCAAAGATTCGATTAAAAACGCTACTGAAATCAATGAAGGCAAATTACCTATAACTGACCTTGGCGTCGTTGCGACTGACCCAACAACGCTTGAAATCACACTTAAAAAACCAGTTCCCTACTTCATTTCACTTCTTTCTTTTGAAACATTTTTCCCACAAAAAGAAAGCTTTGTGAAAAAACAAGGCGACAAATACGGAACAGATAGTGCGCACACTTTGTACAATGGTCCTTTTGTTATGAAGGATTGGGGCGGCAACATTACGAATAAATGGACATACGCGAAAAACGACCAATATTGGGACAAAGATAATGTCAAAGTAAATGAAATTGATGTGCAAGTTGCGAAAGATATTAACGCCGGCGTGAACCTTTATAATACAAACGAAGCTGACCGCGTGCCACTTTCAGGCGATTTTGCGAAACAATACAAAGACAAGAAAGATTTCCAAACGGAAAAAGATGCGCTCATCAGTTACTTGCGCATGAATCAAAAACGCGACGGTAAAGCGACTCCACTTGCGAACAATTCCTTGCGTCATGCGCTTAATTTAGCTGTCGATAAGAAACAACTAACGGACCGCATTCTCGGTGACGGTTCCTTCCCAGCGAACGGACTTCTTCCAAAAGATTTCGTCCAAAACCCAACAACGGGCGCTGATTTCCGTACAGATAGCGGTGACCATTTAGTTTATAACAAAGAAGAAGCTTTAAAATATTGGAAACAAGCACAAAAAGAACTTGGCACTGACAAAGTAACAATTGAACTTCTCGGCGATGACCAAGAAACAACGAAAACCATTTTTGCTTATTTGAAAGCGCAGTTTGAAGATAATTTACCAGGTGTGACGATTAAAGTGAAAAATATGCCTGCAAAGAGCGCGACACAGCTAACTTCTGATGGTAATTATGACTTGTCACTGGCTGCTTGGATGCCTGATTTTAAGGATCCGTGGACATATAGTAGTTTATTCTTATCCGATTACTTTAATAACCATATGAGCTACAACAGCCCCGCTTATGATAAACTTGTAAAATCGACTGATACAACACTTGCGACGAAACCAGAAGAACGTTGGAATGCGTTCGTAGCTTCTGAGAAAGTTCTACTTGATGATGACGCGGCGATTTTACCACTTTATCAACATCAAACAGCAGTGTTGCAACGTACGGATATTACGGGCGTGCAGAAACATGCTTTTGGTTCGCCTTATAGTTATAAGTTTATTCGGGTGGAGAAGTAA
- a CDS encoding metal ABC transporter substrate-binding protein produces MKKWAFLVVTVLAFVLVLAGCGANGADKVSGDKDKLKVVTTFYPMYDFTKNVAGDNASIEMLIDAGTEPHDYEPSAKDIAKIEAADVFVYNSEDMETWVPSVLKSLDSKKLTVIDASKGIELVEGTEEEDHDHEHEEGHHHEHDPHVWLSPVLAEQEVTNIQNGLTKADKKNADTYKKNAEAYKEKLKTLDNKFKTAFKGAKQRDFVTQHAAFQYLANEYDLHQVAIAGLSPDQEPSPARLAELQKYVKENNISTIYFEEVASPKVAETLANETGAKLEVLSPIEGITDKEQKKGMDYIAYMEQNLQALQKTIK; encoded by the coding sequence ATGAAGAAATGGGCGTTTTTAGTTGTAACGGTATTAGCATTTGTCTTAGTCTTGGCAGGATGCGGCGCTAACGGTGCTGATAAGGTAAGCGGGGATAAAGACAAACTTAAAGTAGTGACAACTTTTTATCCAATGTATGATTTTACCAAAAATGTAGCGGGGGATAATGCTTCCATTGAAATGTTGATTGATGCGGGGACAGAGCCGCATGATTACGAGCCAAGCGCAAAGGATATTGCCAAAATCGAGGCGGCTGATGTTTTCGTTTATAACAGTGAAGACATGGAAACTTGGGTGCCGAGCGTACTTAAAAGCTTAGATTCGAAAAAATTAACCGTGATTGATGCGAGTAAAGGAATCGAGCTAGTAGAGGGTACCGAAGAAGAAGACCATGATCATGAGCATGAAGAAGGACATCATCATGAACACGATCCCCACGTATGGCTAAGCCCAGTCCTTGCTGAACAAGAAGTGACTAATATCCAAAACGGTCTTACAAAAGCAGATAAAAAAAATGCAGATACATACAAAAAGAACGCAGAAGCCTATAAAGAGAAATTAAAAACACTCGACAACAAATTTAAAACAGCTTTTAAAGGAGCAAAACAACGCGATTTTGTAACTCAACATGCCGCTTTCCAATATTTAGCAAACGAATATGATTTGCATCAAGTGGCAATCGCCGGTCTTTCACCTGACCAAGAACCAAGCCCAGCACGATTAGCGGAATTACAAAAATACGTGAAAGAAAATAACATCAGCACCATTTATTTTGAAGAAGTAGCTTCACCAAAAGTCGCAGAAACACTTGCTAACGAAACTGGTGCAAAATTAGAAGTATTAAGCCCAATCGAAGGAATTACGGATAAAGAACAGAAAAAAGGCATGGATTATATAGCTTATATGGAACAAAACTTACAAGCCTTGCAAAAAACAATTAAATAA
- a CDS encoding metal ABC transporter ATP-binding protein, whose protein sequence is MKYIDIANIGFKYESEPVLENISFQVSAGEFIILTGENGAAKSTLLRIILGILQPDKGSVTFAKKNADGGRLLTGYVPQQIASFNAGFPSTVLELVRSGRFPNGKWFKRLTAKDHAHVEKALKSVEMWDYRHKRIGELSGGQKQRICLARMFATDPDILILDEPQTAMDKQSKIRFYDLLRHEAQVHGKAILMVTHDGEEMEDFVDKHIRLIRKEDVSWKCFSMDLCKEPSKHQ, encoded by the coding sequence GTGAAATATATTGATATAGCCAATATTGGTTTTAAATACGAATCCGAGCCAGTACTTGAAAACATTTCTTTTCAAGTGAGTGCGGGAGAATTTATTATACTAACAGGAGAAAACGGAGCAGCTAAATCAACACTGCTCCGTATTATTTTGGGCATTTTACAACCGGATAAAGGTTCCGTGACTTTTGCCAAAAAGAACGCAGATGGCGGGCGACTTTTGACAGGTTATGTACCACAACAAATAGCTTCATTTAACGCCGGATTTCCTAGTACGGTCCTCGAATTAGTAAGGTCAGGTCGTTTTCCAAATGGTAAGTGGTTCAAACGGCTGACGGCAAAAGACCATGCGCATGTCGAAAAAGCACTTAAATCCGTCGAAATGTGGGATTATCGTCATAAACGTATTGGTGAGCTATCAGGTGGACAAAAACAACGGATTTGCCTGGCTCGAATGTTTGCAACAGATCCAGATATATTAATTTTGGATGAACCGCAAACGGCAATGGATAAACAAAGTAAAATCCGTTTTTATGATTTATTAAGGCATGAAGCACAAGTACATGGTAAAGCGATTTTAATGGTAACCCATGATGGTGAAGAGATGGAAGATTTTGTCGATAAGCATATTCGCCTTATTAGAAAGGAGGATGTGTCATGGAAATGTTTCTCTATGGATTTATGCAAAGAGCCTTCCAAGCATCAATGA
- a CDS encoding metal ABC transporter permease, whose product MEMFLYGFMQRAFQASMIIAIIAPLLGVFLIIRRQSLMADTLSHVSLAGVAFGLVLNVNPSVTTLIVVVIAALGIEYLRGVYATYSELSIAILMAGGLAVALVLMSLDQGGITTSVQQYLFGSIVTISKEQVQLLVILGVAIVVLFLVFKRFMFVLTFSEDVAVAEGVPVRLISLLFSVVTGVAIAVIMPIAGALLVSALIILPAAIGMRISKGFLMCVISAILIGLVGMFSGLVSSYQLGTPPGATITLMFIILFIISTFALKLIRK is encoded by the coding sequence ATGGAAATGTTTCTCTATGGATTTATGCAAAGAGCCTTCCAAGCATCAATGATAATTGCTATTATTGCACCACTTTTAGGAGTTTTCTTGATTATCCGAAGGCAGTCGCTTATGGCGGATACACTTTCGCATGTGTCACTTGCAGGGGTGGCTTTTGGGTTGGTTTTAAATGTGAATCCCAGTGTGACAACGCTTATTGTAGTAGTTATTGCGGCGCTTGGAATTGAGTATTTGCGAGGGGTTTATGCAACTTATTCAGAGTTGTCCATTGCGATACTAATGGCTGGTGGACTTGCTGTGGCGTTAGTTCTGATGAGTTTAGATCAAGGCGGAATTACAACCAGCGTGCAGCAATACTTATTTGGTTCGATTGTAACAATCAGTAAGGAGCAAGTGCAGCTGTTGGTAATTTTAGGGGTAGCTATCGTAGTATTGTTCTTAGTGTTTAAAAGGTTTATGTTTGTACTTACTTTTAGTGAGGATGTTGCAGTTGCAGAAGGAGTTCCTGTGCGTTTGATTTCGCTTTTATTCAGTGTAGTTACTGGTGTTGCAATCGCGGTTATTATGCCGATAGCCGGAGCATTACTCGTGTCCGCGCTCATTATACTACCAGCTGCAATCGGTATGCGAATTTCAAAAGGGTTCCTGATGTGTGTTATTAGTGCAATTCTGATTGGCTTAGTAGGAATGTTTTCTGGACTAGTTTCTTCCTACCAACTAGGAACCCCACCTGGCGCAACAATTACCTTAATGTTTATCATTCTTTTCATTATTTCGACCTTTGCTTTAAAACTGATACGGAAATGA